The following coding sequences are from one Syngnathus acus chromosome 14, fSynAcu1.2, whole genome shotgun sequence window:
- the cnih2 gene encoding protein cornichon homolog 2 isoform X2: protein MAFTFAAFCYMLTLVLCAALIFFVIWQIIAFDELRTDFKNPIDQSNPTRARERILNIERICNLLRRLVVPEYSIHGLFCLMFMCAAEWVTLGLNIPLLFYHLWRFFHRPADGSEVMYDPVSVMNADILNYCQKESWCKLGFYLVSFFYYLYRCAQ, encoded by the exons ATGGCGTTCACCTTTGCGGCCTTCTGCTACATGCTCACCTTGGTGCTGTGCGCCGCCCTCATCTTCTTTGTCATCTGGCAG ATTATTGCCTTTGACGAGCTGCGCACGGACTTCAAAAACCCCATCGACCAGAGTAATCCCACCAGAGCG AGGGAAAGGATTCTCAATATCGAGCGAATCTGCAACCTTCTTCGCCGA TTGGTGGTGCCAGAGTATTCCATCCATGGGCTGTTTTGCCtaatgttcatgtgtgctgcAGAGTGGGTCACACTTGGCCTAAATATCCCTCTTCTCTTCTACCATCTGTGGAG GTTTTTCCATCGACCGGCCGATGGGTCCGAGGTTATGTACGATCCCGTGAGTGTGATGAACGCTGACATCCTCAATTACTGTCAGAAGGAGTCGTGGTGTAAGCTGGGCTTTTATCTTGTCTCGTTCTTCTATTATCTCTACAG
- the cnih2 gene encoding protein cornichon homolog 2 isoform X1, with translation MAFTFAAFCYMLTLVLCAALIFFVIWQIIAFDELRTDFKNPIDQSNPTRARERILNIERICNLLRRLVVPEYSIHGLFCLMFMCAAEWVTLGLNIPLLFYHLWRFFHRPADGSEVMYDPVSVMNADILNYCQKESWCKLGFYLVSFFYYLYSMVYALVSF, from the exons ATGGCGTTCACCTTTGCGGCCTTCTGCTACATGCTCACCTTGGTGCTGTGCGCCGCCCTCATCTTCTTTGTCATCTGGCAG ATTATTGCCTTTGACGAGCTGCGCACGGACTTCAAAAACCCCATCGACCAGAGTAATCCCACCAGAGCG AGGGAAAGGATTCTCAATATCGAGCGAATCTGCAACCTTCTTCGCCGA TTGGTGGTGCCAGAGTATTCCATCCATGGGCTGTTTTGCCtaatgttcatgtgtgctgcAGAGTGGGTCACACTTGGCCTAAATATCCCTCTTCTCTTCTACCATCTGTGGAG GTTTTTCCATCGACCGGCCGATGGGTCCGAGGTTATGTACGATCCCGTGAGTGTGATGAACGCTGACATCCTCAATTACTGTCAGAAGGAGTCGTGGTGTAAGCTGGGCTTTTATCTTGTCTCGTTCTTCTATTATCTCTACAG CATGGTCTATGCCCTGGTGAGCTTCTAA